The Pseudarthrobacter sulfonivorans genome includes a window with the following:
- a CDS encoding FAD/NAD(P)-binding protein, whose product MPANAPSVVFIGGGPRAAGVLERLAANRDELFPRPLDLHVVEPYEPGSGRIWRYDQHPGLMLNSAATDVTMFTDSSVACEGPAIDGPGLAEWAAGVLDGSVTDVPDFPLAIREQLHALTGAIFPTRQLHSQYLEWFFRRAVAKLGGTVTVHRTTAVAIERAGDFSSTTADDAGTHLVRLANGGTLRADVVVTALGHTDSQPDAASAGWSGFAARHGAFHAAPSYTTDVDYSALVPGQDVIVAGMGLAFVDLMVLLMEGRGGRFEETPDGGLRYRASGREPRLWAGSRRGVPYHSKISAALRGEVPGGLRFFTAAAVDALLERHAELDFQDHLWPLIAKEAGYGYYRELFTGSPDRVSAGWPEFSGRFAELDWYSTGREDLVAAAVPDPALRLDLEALDRPFAGALFGGSADVQEAVARYIEQDLALRDSPDHPETLALFVALLKVYMDLGRLVPAERLNARSQQTVHGWWHGFFSFVDSGPPPRRLREMLALHRAGLLRFLGPGLSVMADESTGEFVATSPQAGFAVRTAAFIEARLPATSVARSLNPILASLHLSGLGSEQQLLTADGIHSTGKLLVSDRHELLDEQGRAGGRLFGVGPGTSGWGAGAFARPGTNAAPFRENDALARTVLGVAAELASSRTAGQAAPAEAAAVGRA is encoded by the coding sequence ATGCCAGCGAACGCCCCCTCGGTTGTCTTCATCGGCGGCGGTCCGCGGGCGGCAGGCGTGCTGGAGCGGCTGGCCGCCAACCGCGACGAACTCTTCCCCCGCCCGCTGGACCTCCACGTGGTGGAACCGTATGAGCCGGGTTCGGGGCGGATCTGGCGCTACGACCAGCACCCCGGCCTCATGCTCAACTCGGCCGCCACGGATGTCACCATGTTCACCGATTCCTCCGTGGCATGCGAGGGCCCCGCCATCGACGGGCCCGGGCTCGCCGAATGGGCCGCCGGCGTCCTCGACGGTTCCGTCACGGACGTACCGGATTTCCCCCTCGCCATCCGTGAGCAACTGCATGCCCTCACGGGCGCCATCTTCCCCACCCGCCAACTCCACAGCCAGTACCTCGAGTGGTTCTTCCGCCGGGCTGTTGCGAAACTCGGCGGGACGGTCACCGTCCACCGCACCACCGCAGTGGCCATCGAGCGTGCCGGTGACTTCTCCTCCACAACCGCGGACGACGCCGGCACGCACCTTGTGCGGCTGGCCAACGGCGGGACGTTGCGGGCCGACGTCGTGGTCACCGCGCTAGGCCACACGGACTCACAGCCGGATGCCGCGTCCGCCGGCTGGTCCGGCTTCGCCGCCCGGCACGGCGCCTTCCATGCGGCACCGAGCTACACCACCGACGTCGACTATTCAGCCCTCGTCCCCGGCCAGGACGTCATTGTGGCCGGGATGGGCCTGGCGTTTGTGGACCTGATGGTGCTGCTGATGGAAGGGCGCGGCGGCCGGTTCGAGGAAACACCCGACGGCGGCCTGCGGTACCGGGCATCCGGCAGGGAACCGCGGCTGTGGGCCGGTTCGCGGCGCGGAGTGCCCTACCACTCCAAGATTTCCGCGGCCCTGCGCGGCGAGGTTCCCGGCGGCCTGCGCTTCTTCACCGCCGCCGCCGTGGACGCACTGCTGGAGCGTCATGCCGAGCTCGATTTCCAGGACCACCTGTGGCCCCTCATTGCCAAGGAAGCCGGGTATGGGTACTACCGGGAGCTGTTCACCGGCAGCCCGGACCGCGTGAGCGCCGGCTGGCCGGAGTTTTCGGGCCGCTTCGCCGAGCTGGACTGGTACAGCACCGGACGGGAGGACCTGGTGGCAGCGGCCGTCCCGGACCCCGCCCTGCGCCTGGACCTCGAGGCCCTGGACCGGCCCTTCGCCGGGGCGTTGTTTGGCGGATCCGCCGACGTCCAGGAGGCGGTGGCCCGGTACATCGAGCAGGATCTCGCCCTCCGCGACAGCCCGGACCATCCGGAGACGCTGGCCCTCTTTGTGGCGCTGCTGAAGGTGTACATGGACCTGGGCCGGCTGGTCCCGGCCGAGCGGCTCAACGCCCGGTCCCAGCAGACCGTCCACGGCTGGTGGCATGGATTCTTCAGCTTCGTGGACTCCGGGCCGCCCCCGCGCCGGCTGCGCGAGATGCTGGCCCTGCACCGGGCCGGGCTGCTGCGGTTCCTTGGCCCGGGCCTTAGCGTCATGGCGGATGAGTCCACCGGCGAGTTTGTGGCTACGTCCCCGCAGGCAGGATTTGCCGTCCGGACCGCAGCGTTCATCGAAGCGCGGCTGCCGGCGACATCCGTGGCCCGGTCGCTCAACCCGATATTGGCGTCGCTCCATTTGTCCGGGCTGGGAAGCGAACAGCAGCTGCTCACGGCGGACGGCATCCACTCCACCGGAAAGCTGCTCGTCTCGGACCGGCACGAGCTGCTGGACGAGCAGGGTAGGGCTGGAGGCCGGCTCTTCGGCGTGGGGCCGGGAACATCCGGCTGGGGTGCCGGCGCCTTTGCGAGGCCCGGCACCAATGCCGCCCCGTTCCGCGAAAACGACGCCCTGGCCAGGACTGTCCTGGGCGTCGCGGCAGAGCTGGCCTCGTCCCGCACGGCCGGCCAGGCCGCACCTGCCGAAGCCGCCGCCGTCGGAAGAGCCTGA